GTAGTTACAAAAAGCCTTACCGTGGTTCTGCTCATCAATATTATTATATTCGGCTTTCACTTCAGCCGCCGGTCTTGAGAGAGCGGTTTCAATTTTATTTATGCTTTTTTGATAATGATCAATACTGTCATTTAACCGCTTCAAGTGCATCTCTGTTAACGGGTCAGCTGTACCGTGTTTATTAACTTCAGAAAGTTTTCTGTCATTTATCGCCTTAAACTGCTCCCAGTTGTGAGCTAAAGTATCAACTTTTTGAGTAATTTCTCCGATATTCATATAGTTCCTTTATTTAGTTATTATTAGATTTGATTGTTATAGTGATTTATTCTAGGCATTAGCCTTGAATTCTTTTTATTTCTAAGTTATAAGATAGCTTCCCTTGTCAAAAAGGGCGATTAGCTCAGATGGCTAGAGCGCTACGTTGACATCGTAGAGGTCACTGGTTCGATTCCAGTATCGCCCACCAAAATCCGATTTGCTCTTTCTAAACTTTGCTTAAGTCTCAGATAATCATCCTCACTTTTTATGTAATTAATCTCGGCATATTTATTTGCCGGGAAAGTAACCAGGCTGATTTCTATTAAATTAAGCTTAGTAAGGTAACGTGTTTGTTTTTCGATAAAGTAATCAACAATGGTATATCCTATGCTTAGGCCTTTAATAATTTGATTAGTAATTAATGAGTAGGCCTCTCTTGCTCTATTTAGATCTAAAAGTAACCTACCCTCAACTAATAAGCCTTTCTCATCTTGGGTCATCTTATTAATGATTCCGATTGGCTCCTTTTGATCATGCTGCCACAAAAGTTTTATATTCAGGTTCATCTTTAATGAATCAGTGAACGCACCTGGCATAATAAGATCATTGTGGCTATCTTTCACATTAAAAACAGAAGCATAGCCTTTAAAAAATCCTTCCTCGTTAATACTTTTTTGTAGCAGAGAATTGTGGGCTGTGTAATGATAATTCATATAAGGGGTTCTCAAATAATATTTTTAATATGCGTTTTTTTATAATTTTTTTATTGTTTCCAATACTTGGATTTGCAAAAGTATATCAGGAAATTACTGATCCTAAGATGCTTGCTTTTCTTAGTGTAGCGGGGCCAGAGCCTGCAAATGAAATAATTTTGCAGGATGATAGTAGAATGTGGGTACACGGCTGTGCTGCGGGCTCGAGGGTTACTATAAATGATGTACCTGCCAAGGCCGGCGAATACCGAATAAAAGATAGCGACCATATAATAAAAG
The endosymbiont of Acanthamoeba sp. UWC8 DNA segment above includes these coding regions:
- a CDS encoding HK97 family phage prohead protease; this encodes MNYHYTAHNSLLQKSINEEGFFKGYASVFNVKDSHNDLIMPGAFTDSLKMNLNIKLLWQHDQKEPIGIINKMTQDEKGLLVEGRLLLDLNRAREAYSLITNQIIKGLSIGYTIVDYFIEKQTRYLTKLNLIEISLVTFPANKYAEINYIKSEDDYLRLKQSLERANRILVGDTGIEPVTSTMST